A region of the Mangifera indica cultivar Alphonso chromosome 10, CATAS_Mindica_2.1, whole genome shotgun sequence genome:
TTCCGCATATGAAATCGGTGGCTCCTTCGATGTAACAGTTGCTGTAATAGTGATTTCCAGTGTCATCCAGGACAGTATCTTGGTAAGACGTTATATTGCAGGCATAAAATGCAGCTCTATCCGCTGAGACTCTTAGTGCAACAGCTTTGCCGGCTGATCCATACGTGTTCTATAAATattgacaaaaagaaaaaacttatgaTTTGTATATGCAGGATGAACTCATTTATGTCTCCAAAACATGCAGTGAATTACAGTAAACAATACCTCAATTGTCAGATATCGTGCAACAAAATCAGAAGCCAGCACTGTGAATGTTGAAGACTCGAAAATATCTCCACCTTCATCCCATGTTATTATGCTAGTAGAAGGCGCAGTGCCACTTATTGTAATGAAGGGTTTATCAGCAGGCACAACAATCTTTTCTCTGTTTAAACAGCGAAAGGAGAAGAAACAAGTTCAGATTTTCAAAACATGAAAGCTCCATTTTAGTTATCTTCATTTAGCAGGGCAAGTATGTACAAACCTGTATGTTCCTGGCTTAACCCAAATGAAAACAAGTTCTTTGTTATTAGATGGAACAGCATCAATGGCGTCTTGTATCTTCTTAAAGTCTCCTTTGCCCAACTGATCGACTCTCAAGAGAATGGCGGTGGATGTATCCGTGGAGTTTGAGATGGCAGTAGCCATAgctatgaaagaagaaaaaacaaatgcaACCAAAGGAATGTTAACATTGCTATAAATCTTCATTGCAGAAGACCCCATGTGCGCAAGTGATTGATGTTTGGTCTCGATGAAAGTGCGGGGAATAAAAGTTTGGATAAACAAAAGTTCAATTAAAGAAAGAGGCAAAGTTGCACAATTTGCTGATACACCGAAGCCGAAGTAGCTTATTATTATATGCCTGCCCAAATGAAGGTCAACAAGATAGGTGGCCTGCAGCCGATTCCTTCGAGTTGAAGCTTGAAGGCGGCCATCTTAACGTATGCATGCAAGTACatttagagaaatattattatatgcagAGAAGCAATGCTATCGCACAGATTCTTCTGCAGAAGCAAAAATGAACTGTTTGAAACGTAATTGTCTATTCATTCATATGAGTAACACACAAGCTTGGGCAATATGAAAGTCACCTACTTCTACATTGTTTAGATTATTAACTAGAAGTCAACCATGGTTTGGAAATGGAAGAAAGAACAACCCAACTAACGCAAGCTTATAATATGAGTAGAATTAGCGAGGAAGACAAGGTTTTTCAACTGAGATTGCTTCTGTGTTAAGGGAGATTTCGAACGAGGAAATATCGGTTGAAGGCATTTGGCCTGAGAATCGGGAAAAAGTCTACTATTTGGTAGTCTAAAAATCTCTAGAGTCAACATGTTCAGAGTACTTGGTTGATTCCTGATCAATCTTTTCTTCAACCTGACAAGCAATGACAGAGCAAGTAGACAAGACTTTGGTGAAGACTGGAAGAAGAATATGTTTTCTGTATGAGTTAGGGTGTACTGGCTACAGATTGTGATTAATCATCCAATAATATAATGGAAGATTAATCAACTAACCTTAATAACATTAATTGGACAAAGACTTTGATTCCGTTTGAATGTTCTTGTCCTGTGTATTACTCCACAAGAGACATGTCAAGGGCCAGGCTGGCCCAGACGCGAAAAAATCATAGCCCGTAATTCTGTGAAGCGTGCTAAGGCCTGTAGACCACATCGAGAGCTTTTGTGTAAAATTTGAAGTTGGTCGGAcataatccaaaaataaaaaaaattttaataaatattaaatttataatatggtGGGCCAGGTTACAAACCACATGGGTTGACCTGTACAGGGCTATTGAAGGGATCATCTAGGGGGATTTAGATGCTTCAAACCTTGCCATTCCAACAAGACGGCTTGACTTGCAAGGCCTATCCTTTGGTGGGCTTTGACACAGCAAGCCGCTTCAAATTGCGCTTTCCATGGCTCATGAAAACACGCTATGGAACTCAATTCGAATTGAGAGGGCAGAAAAGTAATTCAACAAAGCATCCCACATCTTCGTATAAATATGGGCGGAGGCAAAACCTAAAAACAATATCAGTTGTTTAGAGTAGAGAAGAGGAGTATCATGGGCGGCTTATCTGTATATACTCCAAATCTATCTGCAGAGTGGAGAAGAGAAGGTGCAATGATGAAGGAGTAATTAATCTCGTTAATCTGAGATTAACATGAGGACATTCTCTCTATCCATTCAAATTATACTGAGCACCTTCTCTTTTTTGTACatttatttcattcattttcaatCTTTCTTCAATATTAAACCCAAACAAGATTTCAATTTTTGCATCAGATTAATTCATTTCTAGGGTAAATCGTATGATTGAAGATGCTCCGTTTCTCAAAGTAAAATCTCTTGgagcaaaaatatatattctatttCATCTCATGCAAGTTAGATGTCGGCTCTATTCCGACTTCAGTTGCCGGCGACAGGTTAACGGTTGTCGATGCctgacttttttaaattaaactaataatcTGAATAatgtttgtaaaataattttagggtTCTTGTAAACCCCTTAATTTTTACAAAACATAAGAACCCCCAGTTCCTATAAACCGAAATTTATCAAACGTCGTTCTTAcccattaaattttataacttttatttattcaacCCTTCCATACCATCCTAATTTTTTATCAAGTCCAAATCAATGTTTTTGTATAAGCCAGGTTACATGGAGTCCCCAATCAAAGTACGATACATTTGAATGCCGCACTTTcgttaataaaaattgttcGATTTTATGTTTGATCTTCAGGGTGACATTTTCAATCGTAAGACTTTAACACAATAATATTTTGAACT
Encoded here:
- the LOC123228392 gene encoding putative pectinesterase 11, with the translated sequence MGSSAMKIYSNVNIPLVAFVFSSFIAMATAISNSTDTSTAILLRVDQLGKGDFKKIQDAIDAVPSNNKELVFIWVKPGTYREKIVVPADKPFITISGTAPSTSIITWDEGGDIFESSTFTVLASDFVARYLTIENTYGSAGKAVALRVSADRAAFYACNITSYQDTVLDDTGNHYYSNCYIEGATDFICGNAASLFERCHIHSLSTVNGSITAQRRMSPSENTGFTFLGCTITGVGSATLGRPWGTYSRVVYALTYMSSVIVPQGWDDWGNQMAHRTTYYGEYKNYGPGADTSKRVGWSDKLSNEEAAPFLTKDMIGGTDWLRSSPKNFKKSSSIIVGKN